In a genomic window of Mastacembelus armatus chromosome 3, fMasArm1.2, whole genome shotgun sequence:
- the slc1a2a gene encoding excitatory amino acid transporter 2a yields MQKQVEVRMDENHLEPVVETPESACGGFCDKIMKNMVLTLTILGVFLGSIAGMLLRHISPLPPDVIMIIGFPGEILMRMLKMLILPLVVSSLVTGLAGLDAKSSGRLGTRAMVYYMSTTIIAAVLGVILVLLIHPGNPKLRANLGQGKKNDEVSSLDALFDLIRNLFPENLVQACFQQIQTVTTKVPVPTNRTKAPPHFTVKRSLHFKSGMNVLGLIGFFVAFGVIMGKMGEKAKLMLEFFNVLNEIVMKLVSAIMWYSPIGIACLICGKIISIADLEMVAKQLGMYMITVIVGLIIHGGIFLPLIYFVIVKENPFKFFMGIFQAWVTALGTASSAGTLPVTFRCLEENLGIDKRVTRFVLPVGATINMDGTALYEAVAAIFIAQMNGIELDWGQIVTVSMTATLASVGAASIPSAGLVTMLLILTAVGLPTQDISLLVAVDWLLDRFRTSVNVVGDSYGAGIVYYLSKDELDTFDAQQTRMDDFEMAKTQSFFENNTNQTVYAHHNSFLINDCKVTMGKNGEAAEFSLVEEEPWKCE; encoded by the exons ATGCAGAAGCAAGTGGAGGTCAGGATGGATGAGAACCATCTGGAGCCAGTAGTAGAGACTCCTGAGAGCGCATGTGGTGGCTTCTGTGATAAAATCATGAAGAACATGGTTCTCACACTCACAATCCTTG GTGTGTTTCTGGGTTCCATTGCTGGAATGCTGCTGCGGCACATATCGCCCCTCCCTCCTGATGTCATTATGATCATTGGCTTCCCAGGGGAGATCTTAATGAGGATGCTGAAGATGCTTATTTTGCCTCTTGTTGTTTCCAGTCTGGTCACAG GACTAGCCGGTTTGGATGCGAAATCCAGCGGCCGCTTGGGCACCAGAGCCATGGTGTACTACATGTCAACTACAATAATCGCAGCCGTCTTGGGAGTGATCCTGGTGCTGCTCATCCATCCTGGGAACCCCAAGCTGAGGGCCAATCTCGGCCAGGGAAAGAAGAACGATGAGGTTTCCAGCTTGGATGCTTTGTTTGATCTCATCCGAAATCTTTTCCCAGAGAACTTGGTGCAGGCCTGCTTTCAGCAG ATCCAGACAGTAACCACCAAAGTACCAGTGCCCACTAACAGGACCAAAGCACCTCCACACTTCACAGTCAAAAGGTCGCTTCATTTCAAGAGTGGGATGAATGTCTTGG GTTTGATTGGATTCTTTGTTGCTTTTGGAGTTATTATGGGCAAAATGGGAGAAAAGGCCAAGCTGATGTTAGAGTTTTTCAATGTCCTGAATGAGATTGTCATGAAGCTTGTTAGCGCAATTATGTG GTACTCCCCCATTGGTATTGCCTGTCTCATCTGTGGAAAAATCATTTCCATTGCTGACTTGGAGATGGTGGCAAAGCAGCTGGGGATGTACATGATTACCGTGATAGTCGGCCTCATCATCCACGGAGGCATCTTCCTTCCGCTAATATATTTTGTAATAGTAAAAGAAAACCCATTTAAGTTCTTCATGGGGATATTCCAGGCTTGGGTCACGGCACTTGGAACGGCATCTAG TGCTGGTACCTTGCCTGTCACTTTCCGATGCTTAGAAGAGAACCTGGGTATCGACAAGAGAGTAACACGTTTTGTCCTCCCAGTGGGTGCCACCATCAACATGGATGGCACAGCTCTTTATGAGGCTGTGGCAGCCATCTTCATCGCTCAGATGAATGGGATTGAGCTCGACTGGGGCCAGATTGTGACTGTCAG TATGACAGCCACCCTGGCCAGTGTTGGAGCAGCCAGCATCCCCAGTGCTGGACTTGTGACCATGCTTCTGATCCTGACAGCGGTGGGGCTGCCCACCCAGGACATCAGCCTCCTGGTTGCTGTTGACTGGCTGCT GGATCGGTTCCGTACCTCAGTCAACGTGGTAGGGGACTCCTACGGAGCAGGTATCGTTTACTACCTTTCCAAAGATGAGCTTGACACCTTTGATGCCCAGCAGACCCGGATGGATGACTTTGAGATGGCAAAGACACAATCCTTCTTTGAAAATAACACCAACCAGACTGTATATGCTCACCACAACTCATTCTTGATAAACGACTGCAAG GTTACCATGGGCAAAAATGGCGAGGCTGCAGAGTTCTCTCTTGTTGAGGAGGAACCATGGAAATGCGAGTGA